The Cucurbita pepo subsp. pepo cultivar mu-cu-16 chromosome LG05, ASM280686v2, whole genome shotgun sequence nucleotide sequence GCTATTCGTAAACTCTCCATCCTAAAGATGAGAATGAAGTGAACGAAGTGGGAGGGAAAGCATATTCTTGAAAGCTAGCAAAGATTCATTAATCTaaacatttcatttcttaagcaataacatttaaatagGAACTAGTTGGTCACTTGTGCTAGGAATAAACAAATTCAGAAGCTTAGTCAATACAGCCTAGTTCTTTCCATGATGCATCTCTAACAACGAAGTCAGCTCACATTTACTGGCCATTATAAAAGCTTACCATTTGAAAGAGACGGTTTTCGAGCCGTAGGCGTCCAACCTATAATGCAAGAAACATCAATCACGACTCCATAACAAGATCAATTCAGTGCAAGAAGTGTATTTAATGAGCAAACCACATCAAACATTCATTGTTTTTACAGGAGTTCGTCTTGTCTAGAACCGAAAACCGAGCATGTATTATCATACCTCATCCTGCAGTTCAGTATCCCCTCCTTTAAAAACAGGATTCTGCAAGAAACTGTCGATGACCTTTTCGGTTCGAGTTTCAAACGATCTGCTGCTCGATAGGTTTTGTGGGGCAGTTTCTGGCATTTCTTTTGCAAACTCTCTAATGCTTGCAACAGGATGCTTGTTAGCCGAAGCATTTGTTATGCTCATGGCAGATTGCAGTGATACCGGTACAGCGCTTTGACTAATTGCAAGATTAGGATTATTACCTAATTTTGTCACCATCTTCTCCATTGCTTGCTATCAGATTTGGGTTTCAAGCTTCAAATACGTGTATATAAGAAGTTGTAATGGGTAATATATCATGGATAAGAGGTCTGTGGCACCTACCATAACAGAAGATTGAACTTGTTGTAGAAATGAAGGCTTGATAGCTAGGCCTAACATTCAAGAAACTACGTGTCGGTTAAACAGACCAATACATGAACAAAAACTCGTAGACGACATAAATGGTATTCAGAAGATATTTTTGGACATACCGATGCCGAAACCATGGCCAAAACCAACTCCACACCCAATGCCACCTTGGATGTTCTCAGCTCCTAATTTCCTGAGCTAACATGTGATATTTGAGAGAATTTCAATGGTCCAACATCTCATATAGCAaataaagaacacaaaatgCATAATGTTTAAAGGTTAGGACTCACAGAGTTATTTAAATGCCTGGTTACACCAGAAAGTGCGTCGGTTGCACCTCTCGTGGCACTCATTACTTCATTCATGACAGGTATTGCACctgaaaatatatgaatatcGGTTTCATACGTTCATATAGAAGCAAGACAGCCAGCAGACATGACCATGAACCAAGGAGCAAACATATATCAGCAATTTGCAAAAAGCCTAAACCCAACAACAAAAACGCCTAAATCTGATCAAAGGCCAAAGCACAAACACTAAAATGCCTAAACTTAACCAAAACAGTGGCAATTGAGTTAGAATTTAACAACAGGCAGTCGCTTATGTCTCTCCTAGAAGTTGGTTAGCTACCTCTCATTTTGTTCTAGGATTCTTCCTATTCGTAGGTCATTTATGGCATGCAGGAAGGGCTCGTGCAGCTGCCGCAGGATTTGAAAAAGGAATTGATCGTGATTTTGAACCTGTTCTTTTCATGACTCCTCTTAACTGAGACAGGCGATCTAATGCTTGAAGtcaaaatcaatttgattCCACCATATATATCAGGTTGGACGGATCgggttatattttaaaagtcttcctttttcctttcttcatttctatctactctttttttctattttggcTCGGCTATCCCACCTAGCCGAGCCATTCCCTTTTATGATACTGAGCCGGGcaaaaccaataaaataaagaaacaaatctATTCGCCGAGcaaaaggagagagagggatTCGAACCCTCGATAGTTCTTTGTTTCGAACTATACCGGTTTTCAAGACCGGAGCTATCaaccactcggccatctcTCCGAAAGATAATTTCTATTTGATTTATATTCCATCCCATCGAATAGAACATTGCCATATAAGTTGATACCATTATAGTCTATACTATAGAAAAATATCAGGCGTGAATCTATAAGTCTATTTATATGTATCTAGATATATATGATCCAGTATCCCCCTTtttgtgaattaaaaaaagactaCCCTGAATCCCATACATGctaaagtattaaaaaagaagtaataTAGAATTGAGACATTTATCGTAAAATCTCTACCTGGtacattttatcaaaattttggcTGACTGGTTAAGGGATCaaatagtatatttttttaataatatggaGGATTAGAAGCATGATTATTGCTTTTCAATTGGCTCTTTTCGCATTAATTATTACTTCAATAATCTTACTGGTTAGTGTGCCCGTTGCATTTGCTTCTCCTGGGGGTTGGTCGGCGAACAAAAATGTTGTATTTTCCGGTACATCGATATGGATTGGATTAGTTTTTCTGGTGGGTATCCTTAATTCTCTTATCTCTTGAACCTCTTCGTTCTTGATACAAAAATGAAACGACCCTCCCCTAATTCTTTCGAATTTTGAGacacattaaattaaaatgcaaaattcaaataaagaaaaaaaattagagggAGGGTTCTCTTGCTTGTATTGTCAAAATGGAATATATCTCACataattcacataaaaataatatatcttaaaGTATATAAGAATATATAGATATTGATAATCGAGaaaatatctatatctatatatatatattagatatatattagataaaattatagaaaatatttctatataatattatattataatatataattattaataatatatagaaacaaaatatataattatcttaatttagttataaagattaattccaaatattataaatataaNCTATGTTAGCCAGACCCAGCTAACTTGTGATAACTCAATTGATTAAGACATATACATTCGATCGAAACATCATCAAAGGTTTGTCCTTCACCCCACGACAAGTAAATGAAATTGCAATCAGTTTGAATGCAGATTCCATGGTTTGATAGCATATTGAATCACTGTTAAGTTTGAACGGGTAGATTATCTTATATTTGGCCTATAAACTATGAGACTGGGTTTGGTTTGAACTCATCTCACACACTCCAAGTTTTTTGGAGAGGAAAAtgtagaaaaggaaaaaggatgTTATCTTAGATATGTGAGACCTCTGTCAAAAGTTTTTGAACTTCCACTGAAATTGTTTATATACCAGCATTGCAGGATGGTAGTTAAGTCAGAGGAAGGAAAGCAGCTACGCTCCTTCACGTTTAAGGACGAAGACGAAAGGTGCCTTGTTTTTCTATCTTTTATGCTTATGGAACTGAATCAAAAGTGTGAAATTCCACCTCggatggagaggggaacgaaacatttcctataagggtgtggaaacctctccttagtagacacattttaaaaccgtgaggctgacggcaatacgtaacgggccaaagcagacaatatctgctagtagtggtcTTGAGATGTTACAAAAAGTGAGTTGTACATTAACATTTTCCCTACTAAGAAAGGGTTTCGTTGTTTTTTCCTCGCTTTNCTACAAAAAGTGAGTTGTACGTTAACATTTTTCCCTACTAAGAAAGGGTTTCGTTGTTTTTTCCTCGCTTTCGCCTTTGACTGTGAAGGGATTGAGACAAGTTTAATCGTTGCAAACCGTGTTTCAACAGCCAAGAAGTACGGGCCGTGGAAAGGAGAACACTGCTGGAAACTCTGGCCTCTCAGCTTCCTGCAGGAACAATTCAGTTTTCCTCTAAGCTTGAAGGCATTCAAAGAACTGATCAAGATGAAGTCAAGTTGGAACTTGTAGATGGCTCACAGTTAATGGCAAAGGTTATTCAATCTTCAAACTTCAAGAGAATCAACTTAATTTCGTTTTAGCAGTATAGTATCCTAGTGTTTGATTCTTTGGTGAATTGGATGTTGTTTTCTGCTTGATATCACTGTCAAACAGATTGTCATTGGTTGTGATGGCATTCGATCTCCCATAGCTCGGTGGATGGGATTTTCCGAGCCGAATTACGTAGGGCATTGCGCGTTTCGTGGGCTTGCATATTATCCCAATGGACAGCCACATGAGCCAAAAGTGAACTATATCTATGGAAAGGGGTTGCGAGCTGGTTATGTTCCAGTTTCAGCTACAAAAGTTTACTGGTTTGTCTGCTACAACAGCTCATCTCCAGGTTTGCATTTCTCACTCCCATTCCTCGAACTCGATTCATAGCACTTATATCTGTTAAAAGTTACCATATTTTCGGTATCCGATCGATAGGGTCGACATATTAAACTCAGATCAAAATTGGTGGTGTCTCACATTGCAGGACCAAAAATCACAGATCCAGCTGTTCTAAAGCAGCAAGCGAAAGAACTGGTAAAAAACTGGCCATCTGAGCTACTAAACATCATGGACACAACCCCGGAGGACACGTTAATCCGAACACCCCTCGTAGACCGATGGCTTTGGCCTGCAGTCAGCCCGCCCGCTTCATCGGGGAGAGTGGTCCTGGTTGGAGATGCCTGGCATCCGATGACTCCAAATCTAGGACAAGGAGCATGCTGTGCATTAGAAGATGCAGTGGTTCTAGCAAGAAAGCTGGCCACTGCACTCAAGTCGGATGCACCTTCTGTTGAAGAAGCTCTGAGGTCGTATGGAACCGAAAGATGGCCTCGAGTGTTCCCGCTCACCGTTCGAGCCAATGTGGTTGGATCGGCTCTGCAGTGGGACAACCCAGTTGTTTGTTCTGTGAGAAACAATGTTGTCATTCCCAAACTGGTTAGGCTTGGACCTCTGCTAGAGCATACCAATTTTGAATGTAATGCTTTGTGAGTACATAATTTTATAGGCATTAATTGAttactattaaattttaaggatgtaattttttttatttttaaattgaaatattaatattaattttatctcGGGTAAATTACaggtttatattgaaaaattattagtccttaaaaaaaattaaaataattctcaaattaaaaaatcgtCAAGTATGTCTtcgaattttgaaaatatttctaaatatgttttaaaatttaaataccaataaacacaaaataaaaatgaatggaATTTTCCACTAAACTACAAAGCGACGTCGTTTCGGATAgaaagttttttcttttcacctAGGCATGTTATTATTCTCCCAAAcaatagaaagaaacaaacgaAAATAACTaacacaacaataataatatttttgtataaatacACGTGGCAAATTCGCTGTGTTGCCACGTCATCAAACGTATTGGCCACCTGGGTTCACTTAGTTCACGACATTTTCGGGTATTTATAAAGCACGCGCCCGGCGCCCCCCCTCCCCTTCTCCCTTCATTTCTTCgatttctcctttctctcgttcgttttctctctctctctctctccccttttCTCCGGCGACTGATCTTCCTCCGGTCAAGTTTTCGCCGGCAGGTCCTCTCATCAAATCGATCTCTTCAGATATAATTATAGCCGGTATCTGATTAGCCATGAATCCAGAATAGTAAGctctattttctttgtgttcttttttaCCCTTGCGTTTCTCTGAGTTGAATTTATCATTTGGAAGcctttgtttttgtgttgtttttgCTGAATTAGGTTAGATCTGGTTGATGAGGAAGATGGAACTTTTTAAAGAAACGTTTTGTGTTTTGTAGCTTAATTAATTGAGGTTTTTTAGATGGCGTTGCTCTTTGTTGTGATTTGGTTGAAATCGGGGTGATCGATTGGAGATCTCAATTTATTTACcgttgtgaaaaaaaaaaggacccTGTTAATTTCGTGTTGCTTCTCGAAATGATTGGAGGTGTTTGAATGTGAATTTGGTTGTCGATATTGATGTTCAGCATGTAATATCAGCTTGAATTTCTGAAGGGCTACGTAACTCGTTgggttcttattttatttcgagtATTTCTAAAATCTAATTGTTTGGTTTCTTCATAATCCTTGAGGAGTGTTATATATGCATTATTTTACGTAATCGACTTTTGATGTTTAGTATTAACTATTTAACAGTTGGGAATACTGTGAAAATTTTTACTCCTTCGTTCTTGCATCTGCAGTGACTATTTGTTTAAGCTTCTGCTTATCGGAGACTCGGGAGTTGGAAAATCATGTCTTCTACTGAGGTTTGCTGTAAGTTTTCAGGATTGATTCTCTCCCGataatcttctttcttcctcactcttttttccttttgttttctgtCGAGAATAGAAGATGCATCTCTAATTAATAGTATAAATTGTTTTGCCATACCAAATGAGCTAAGAACAGTTACTGTGACTAAAGTGCGTACTCATGCTCTTCAAACTGTCTGTTCTTTGTTGAATACCATCCAAAGTTTATCTTTGACTCAGATAAGGAGTCTCTTCCCAACAGTTAACACCTCATcgtttttaatgttttttgcCCCTCCCTTTCTTATATATACAACAGAATTTGATTCCTTTCCTTTTAAGTTGGCCATAAATATGTTCATGCAGAATGATGTTTATTTAAGTCACTCTTAAAATACGATAAATAAGCTGTTCACAGTGATTAgttattgttatattttatagaaatttcTCATTATGTGTAATAGAGATTCACATAAATTTTGCATTGGTTGAGAATTTTGAGTCCCTGTCAATTGACGTTTATTGAGGTTGTTATAAAGCACGCAGTTGTGGATATATCCACTTGTTCCTCATTtaattccttctttctttgaaacAGGATGATTCGTATCTGGATAGCTACATTAGCACAATTGGAGTTGACTTTGTAAGCTTCCACCACTATTTGGTTTTCTTTACAGATGACTATTACATGAATATTTACAGTTCTAACGCTTcgattaaatttttacttgTAGAAAATCCGTACTGTGGAACAGGATGGAAAGACCATTAAACTTCAAATTGTAAGATTGAATCTTATAATTGTCCTTGCTTTAATCTAAGCTTTAGGATTGTTACTTGtctaaccttttttttttcctttttctcttactttctttcttcctttctatTCTAGAACATGCTGTTTTTTTCTGTAGGAATGGATAAAATTTAACAGCTGaccttctctttctctattttaGAAGGGGAAAATGGGAGGGTTGTTCAATTTTATTGCAAGTGCACAAGTCattcatattttcttaatattgcTTGTTGAAGAAGTTTTCAGTGGTTATTTTTGGCCTTTTCTCTGTTAATTGGTAATTTTGATTGTCGATTGTAGTGGGACACTGCCGGTCAAGAACGTTTTAGAACAATTACTAGCAGTTACTACCGTGGAGCTCATGGCATTATTGTAATTCCTACACTCTCTTCGTTGTTCACTTCTATTTCCTGATTTTGTCCATCTCCCTAAAGTAAAGCCTGCTTGAATGCAATGCTCTGCTATGTAGGTCGTGTATGATGTTACAGATCAGGATAGCTTCAATAATGTTAAGCAATGGTTGAATGAAATAGATCGATATGCAAGCGAAAATGTGAACAAGCTTCTGGTTGGTAATAAATGTGACCTCACTGCAAATAAGGTCGTCTCTTATGAGACAGCTAAGGTAGTAAATCAAGTTGGGTTTCTtttgataaattataatttggatgttgaatatgaatgagaagattaaaatttgatagtgATTCATAACCTTAACTTTTCTAAGGCTTTTGCGGATGAAATTGGGATTCCATTCATGGAGACAAGCGCTAAAAGCGCCACCAATGTGGAAGAGGCTTTTATGGCCATGGCTGCTGAAATAAAGAACAGGTATAAATACTAGGAACTTTTCTGATTACATAAACCTATTTTTATGGTAAAGGCTGCTCTAAACATCTGAATCTCTTATCATACCAAATCGCAGATGAGACAGNGAACTTTTCTGATTACATAAACCTATTTTTATGGTAAAGGCTGCTCCAAACATCTGAATCTCTTATCATACCAAATCGCAGATGAGACAGCCCACAAGCTTactcttttttctattattattattattattattattattatattcatgaGTCTCAGTTACACAACTCANttttttttattattattattatattcatgaGTCTCAGTTACACaactcaaaattattaaatcttGTTAGATAACCACCATGGTCAATGATCACTAGGCTATCATAGGCTGATAAGTTCCGAGTGTATGATCCGTAGTTGGGAGGAAACCAAGTTCGGACCTTGAGCCTAACCTACCTTCTAGTGCTATGGTCTTTCACTAGATATCACGGAGAGGTAGATAGGAAGTGGTGAACCGCCTCTTCCAACTTCTACCTCCATTCTATAATCTATACCCCTCCACCATCAGCAGCTCTATACCCTGACTTGACCTTGAGGTGGCTAGATTCCTTGTCTTTGCTGCCCTTTTTACATGATTTGAAAGTCTTGGGGTTCATTTGGTATAGGATGGCGACACAGCCAATGAACAATGCAAGGCCACCAACCGTGAATATTCGAGGACAACCTGTGAATCAGAAAGGTGGTTGCTGCTCTTCTTGAAGATGCGTGGTCCTTATTGAATGGTGACTGATGGTGATGTTTATGTGTATGGACGGTGACGTGTAAAACTAgtcgtctctctctctctctcactctatGCTTTTGGTATGAAAAGATTTGTCGGTCAAgatttgccttttcttttcttctctcgcCTTTTGTCGTCAGCACGTTAACACTTCCattctttcaaatatatttgtttctgGATCAACATTATTCAGctgtaaaatttagatatcAATGAACAGTAGTGTTTGCTTCATTTCCTTCGctattattattcattcattcataatCATATATATCTCATTGAcatgaaatttctttttttagtcttGTTGCAAGGTATTCCTGTTTTGTAGTTTGAGAGANATCATATATATCTCATTGAcatgaaatttctttttttagtcttGTTGCAAGGTATTCCTGTTTTGTAGTTTGAGAGAGTTCTTAGAAATGGTATATTGCAATTAGTTACAAGGCGATGAATGAAAAGATACGAAGTGATTTGAGCCTTTTTAGTTACAAGCACAGGCAAGTGAAATTTAGAGATCATTATTTTGAGTGTGTTTTTAGATAAAAGAATTGGTCATTTTGATTTCTGCATTTATCTATCgtttttaatattctaaatttagttttagtaTTTCCAATAAGCCTTCCCATAAGCCTTAAAATGtcagtttaatttttttctataaaaaaactGTAATAAGAATTTCATTCAATAGGGACTTTCAAACTTTGatctaaacataaataaatgacaattcttcctttcattttcatttcaaatcttaTCCATATTTTAGCttttgtctcttttttttatgtatttggGACTCTCTTCAATCGTCACTTTAGTTAATGTCGTTTCGTTTAAAGAACAAAGGTGGTCAGGATAAGGGATACAAAATAATCATGCGGACTCCCGTCTCTCAATCTAGTTTGAAAAATcgatataaaaaaagaaaaaaagaattccgTTGCCGGGACTTGAACCCGGGTCTTTCGGGTGAGAGCCGAATATCCTGACCAACTAGACTACAACGGATTTTTGTTCACAATTCAttgccttttaattttattgtcaaTTTTAAACTTACAGAAATTAGTTGTTTGATTCCGTCTTGGGATGATTAGAACTCCAAAGAAAGGTCAAAGAAGGTAGGGAAGAAAAGACATACGATGAATTGAATAAAGATGGCCGGCAAGGTAAAGATAGAGCTTCACACGTAGTTTTGAATTCAGCGCAAGGCTAGCTCTCATTCATATAGTATATGCTTGAAAGCAATCTGTCTTTAGGGGACCTTGTGATTTACCTCGCGTCCTATCTACATACATACTTGTCTAGTTCCGAGTGGTATGACtaataaaatctaaatcatTCTAACATTTCGTAGTCACTCTTATTTATTCTGTCGGTTGACGAGAAAGGCCATTTTGCAACCTAACTTTATGCGCCTGATTTTCTCGAGAATCTTTGATTAATCAACGCATAAatctaaaagattttaaaatgaaaaatgggtTTTGTTTCGGTATTCAAAGCGCAATCCATTTTTAGGATACATGGCAGGTTTTGGAGAGTTTTAGGCTACTTTGTTTGTAGGTTTTAAGGGCTGGCTCGACACTTAGAGAGCTCTTTTGAAACTTCAAtctcaaaaaggaaaagtggGATTTATAATTCACATTGATGATTTGATTGAAATGTTTGATCGTGTACcgatacttttttttttttgaatgctcagtaaaattcaaatacataTACATGCATGTAGTATAGTTACATAATGAATggtcatcacatcatcaatCAGATACCTCTAATCTTCACTTCCTGAACGTTCTATGAATATAACCACATACCAAAACAGTAAAAGTTCATcacaaaacttcaaaattttcaaaagttatgAGCACCTTCGGAATGTTCATGGTCTAATGATTTTGCAGACAGCattccttttcatttaaaacaaaacagcCATTTTGAAGgaacaagaaaatagagaaagagagggcAAAAGAATggcaaaatttgaaaactaaaataataataataataataataaacatccttcaacaaaatcaaaattgatgcATAACTTAGGACGACTGAGACATAACATCCAAGATATACACTACATAGAAGCAGAGCATTAGAGGGAGTTTCAGAATCCTGTTGGTCGTTGTAACTCAAAAATCCCGATCTGATATCTCAAGAAACTTAAAAATGTAGTGACAAAATAGATTTTAGAGTCGTAAATCCTCACTTAGCACTCAACGAAGGGAACTGCCCTGGATCTTCAATGGAGGGGGCTGCCACATTCATTCTGTTGCTACCGTTGCCACCGTTGCCGTTATTGAGCCCACCTCTTGAGCCTCGCCCACGGCCCCTACCACGTCCACCGGGGCTATAGTACCTCTCACCTTTAGCAGGCTTCAGGAACTCAGTTATGGTCACAGACTACAAACCAAAAACAATTACTTGAATTAGTTCAGGAAATATCAAGTGTATGAAGAACACGGATTCAAGATAAACTATGGTTGGCCCGAGTGGAAACACCATATACATGAACCACTAGGCACTTGAATACTAATGAACGAAAATTTAGAGTAGCTCAAAACTGCATAAGTAAATCCAGACCAACATTTGTAAGTTGCATACCAAAAACAAACCACAGACTACAAACCAAAAACAATTACTTGAATTAGTTCAGGAAATATCAAGTGTATGAAGAACACGGATTCAAGATAAACTGTGGTTGGCCCGAGTGGAAACACCATATACATGAACCACTAGGCACTTGAATACTAATGAACGAAAATTTAGAGTAGCTCAAAACTGCATAAGTAAATCCAGACCAACATTTGTAAGTTGCATACCAAAAACAAACCACAGACTACAAACCAAAAACAATTACTTGAATTAGTTCAGGAAATATCAAGTGTATGAAGAACACGGATTCAAGATAAACTGTGGTTGGCCCGAGTGGAAACACCATATACATGAACCACTAGGCACTTGAATACTAATGAACGAAAATTTAGAGTAGCTCAAAACTGCATAAGTAAATCTAGACCAACATTTGTAAGTTGCATACCAAATGAACATATGCAAGCAAATGCCAAGAAAATATCATTCGTAACCACAAAACCCATCAATAATTGAAGTATTGACAATGCAAAGAAAACAATTCAGTTTAATTTCTGAcatgtaattaattaagacCAGACAGTTATGAGTTGCCGGAAGAACAATACAATGCATACCTTCTTAGCTTTCTCCTCCTTGTCAGCATTATCTTTGCGTTTATCCTTATCAGCACCCTGACAATAAAAATGTGTACAGTTAACAACAAAAGCAAAGCTAAAGATGGAATCGCGAGAGTAAAATGGGAGAAGCCCTCACCAATTTAGCAAAGATTTCATCATTAGTTTTCTTGCTGGAAATCTGCTGCATGTTCTCCAACTCTTCATCAATTTCAGCCTTCCTCAACTCAGTCTTTGCCAACAGTTTCCTACTCTCTTCACGGAGCTTCTCATACTCTTTGAGAGTCATTTCCTGTAAAAAGATAGAAGAAACAGATTATATGGCCAATTGACATGGCATACTAACCAATATATCAATACTTCAAGTAAGATGTCCTACCTTGTCCTCAGGTTCCTTCTCTTCTGGTTCCTTCACAGCCTCCTCTTTGTTGCTGTCGTTGACATCGCCATCCTCTCCCAATTGTTGCTCTGATGCAATAATCTTCTCATTTTCAGCAACAGGCTCTTCCACATCCCTTGAAATTCACAAGTCAAGTAAAGACAAGTTCAGCATTATCAAATCagataatttttcaaaattggacAAGGGAAACTTACGGGGAAATTTCTTCACCAGGAGCTCCCCAGTTCCTACGGCCAGCCCCATCACGCTTGTACTCATTTCTAAATCAAAAGACTACCAGGGTAAGANCGGCCAGCCCCATCACGCTTGTACTCATTTCTAAATCAAAAGGCTACCAGGGTAagataaatacaaaaacaaatttataggAAATTATTGAAACAGGAACTAGTATTTTGAGCAAAGAATTTACTAACCCACGTCCAGTTCCACTTCGGCGTTCATATAATCTTCGAGGTCGTTCCCCTTCCTCTGTTTCCCCATTGCTGAAGCCACCACGACGAGGACCACGAAAAGAGCCATAGGATGCACCATAACCACGCTTCTCAGCTTCCTTTTCACCATCCTCAGTTGGCTGGTATCGATCGGAGAACCCATTCCTGccaccattttcattattggcCGAGTCCCTGTTGaatcctccaccaccaccacgtCCTCGTCCATAGCCACGCCCACCTCCACGACCACGgctattttcattctttgcCTCCCTTACTGgtcataaacaaaaatagagtCAAAATAATGTACAAAGTACATTTCATCAATGAATGTAGTAGccatactaaaaaaataatacccATGTCCCCTAATTCATAAGCTCTTTAACAGAAATAAAATCAACACTGTAACTTACAACAATACTAATTAAAAGTACTGTAATACTGACTTTCaatatgaatacctctttCCATGTACCAGGTCCTGCTCAGGCAGTTATTTGGCATGGCATAAGGGAATTAAGTTAATTATACCAACGAAGGAAGCATAAAGAGTATACTATCTATGTAATATCAACAACAACGTAATTACCTATTTTATTAGATCGTACACCACATTCTAAAAGATTTGCTTAATCCTTGAGATAAATGGTTTTTAATATTCTAGTCCCTTCATTGaatgatttaatttaagaCGTTTAATTTACCTGTAGCATGTAAAAGCAAGCCAGAAATTTAAAGACGAATAGTTAGAACaatcaatatttttgaaatcaatCTAAATCAGATATGTCatatattcattaaaaaaatcattaaccACAGACGAATAACAAAACTAGGCCATACCAGTCAATCGTATAGATCGAATGAACTATAATTTAGGAAAAACTCTCAGAAATTACTGAAAGCAATCCATAAAGATAAATAACAGTTGAAGTTACAGAATTGgactttgagagaaa carries:
- the LOC111794974 gene encoding uncharacterized protein LOC111794974; the protein is MAEWLIAPVLKTGAIPVMNEVMSATRGATDALSGVTRHLNNSLRKLGAENIQGGIGCGVGFGHGFGIGLAIKPSFLQQVQSSVMQAMEKMVTKLGNNPNLAISQSAVPVSLQSAMSITNASANKHPVASIREFAKEMPETAPQNLSSSRSFETRTEKVIDSFLQNPVFKGGDTELQDEVGRLRLENRLFQMVMMHQKLIQELKEENNKLHQILVEDLKIPPSRLQASNTGRKCSPCSDCLECRRKERRRRS
- the LOC111795172 gene encoding monooxygenase 2-like; translated protein: MVVKSEEGKQLRSFTFKDEDESQEVRAVERRTLLETLASQLPAGTIQFSSKLEGIQRTDQDEVKLELVDGSQLMAKIVIGCDGIRSPIARWMGFSEPNYVGHCAFRGLAYYPNGQPHEPKVNYIYGKGLRAGYVPVSATKVYWFVCYNSSSPGPKITDPAVLKQQAKELVKNWPSELLNIMDTTPEDTLIRTPLVDRWLWPAVSPPASSGRVVLVGDAWHPMTPNLGQGACCALEDAVVLARKLATALKSDAPSVEEALRSYGTERWPRVFPLTVRANVVGSALQWDNPVVCSVRNNVVIPKLVRLGPLLEHTNFECNAL
- the LOC111795174 gene encoding ras-related protein RABD2c, with protein sequence MNPEYDYLFKLLLIGDSGVGKSCLLLRFADDSYLDSYISTIGVDFKIRTVEQDGKTIKLQIWDTAGQERFRTITSSYYRGAHGIIVVYDVTDQDSFNNVKQWLNEIDRYASENVNKLLVGNKCDLTANKVVSYETAKAFADEIGIPFMETSAKSATNVEEAFMAMAAEIKNRMATQPMNNARPPTVNIRGQPVNQKGGCCSS
- the LOC111794975 gene encoding RGG repeats nuclear RNA binding protein A-like translates to MVREAKNENSRGRGGGRGYGRGRGGGGGFNRDSANNENGGRNGFSDRYQPTEDGEKEAEKRGYGASYGSFRGPRRGGFSNGETEEGERPRRLYERRSGTGRGNEYKRDGAGRRNWGAPGEEISPDVEEPVAENEKIIASEQQLGEDGDVNDSNKEEAVKEPEEKEPEDKEMTLKEYEKLREESRKLLAKTELRKAEIDEELENMQQISSKKTNDEIFAKLGADKDKRKDNADKEEKAKKSVTITEFLKPAKGERYYSPGGRGRGRGRGSRGGLNNGNGGNGSNRMNVAAPSIEDPGQFPSLSAK